In Methanomicrobium antiquum, one DNA window encodes the following:
- the pstB gene encoding phosphate ABC transporter ATP-binding protein PstB: MKNEDIILETKNLFLNYGDKQALKEVSLKVYKNNVTALIGPSGCGKSTLLRCFNRLNDLLDNCQIKGEVLYHDKNLYSQGIDVVQMRKKIGMVFQHPNPFPKSIYENVAYGPRVHGVKDKKTLDEIVKRSLKKAALWDEVHERLFDNAMSLSGGQQQRLCIARTLAVEPEIILMDEPCSALDPIATSKIESLIDTLKQDFTVIIVTHSMQQAARVSDFTGFMYLGEMIEFGKTEKIFSAPEVELTNNYITGRFG, encoded by the coding sequence ATGAAAAACGAAGATATAATTCTTGAAACCAAAAATTTATTTTTGAACTATGGAGATAAGCAGGCTTTAAAAGAAGTGAGTCTGAAGGTTTACAAAAACAATGTTACAGCCTTAATTGGCCCTTCCGGTTGTGGAAAGTCTACTCTTCTGAGATGTTTTAACAGGCTCAATGATCTTTTAGATAACTGCCAGATTAAAGGTGAGGTACTCTACCATGACAAAAACCTGTATTCACAGGGCATAGATGTTGTACAGATGCGAAAGAAAATAGGCATGGTTTTCCAGCACCCAAATCCTTTTCCGAAATCGATTTATGAAAATGTTGCATATGGTCCGCGTGTACATGGAGTCAAAGATAAAAAGACACTTGATGAAATAGTAAAAAGATCTTTGAAAAAAGCGGCATTATGGGATGAAGTTCATGAAAGACTTTTTGATAATGCAATGAGTCTTTCCGGCGGTCAACAACAGAGGCTTTGTATTGCAAGAACACTTGCTGTAGAGCCCGAAATAATTCTAATGGATGAACCCTGTTCCGCATTGGATCCTATTGCAACATCAAAGATTGAATCTCTGATTGATACATTAAAACAGGATTTCACAGTGATTATTGTGACACACAGCATGCAACAGGCGGCAAGAGTCAGTGATTTCACCGGATTTATGTATCTTGGGGAGATGATTGAGTTTGGAAAGACAGAAAAAATTTTTTCAGCTCCTGAAGTGGAGCTTACAAATAATTACATAACCGGCAGGTTTGGTTAA
- the phoU gene encoding phosphate signaling complex protein PhoU, translated as MTDKFHLEIQNLKKITAEMGHFSMKMFTDSLMALKNLDEEKAKDVYLRKEKLLEYNKLIEEETIRILSLFQPVAGDLRTITCISQMNTSFYRLGRNAKEISNFIEFMPQFSHLGIMNSICHMAGCVLSMLSDCLYAFENEDAEIIKTFSGREQDIDNLQKTIFRESITYMMEDNSKITACTEYVMASRILERMGDHACLMGEKIYFMIKGQMIEIN; from the coding sequence ATGACAGATAAATTTCACCTGGAAATTCAAAATCTGAAAAAAATTACAGCAGAAATGGGTCACTTTTCAATGAAGATGTTTACCGATTCTTTAATGGCATTGAAAAATCTTGATGAGGAAAAGGCAAAAGATGTCTATTTGCGAAAAGAAAAACTCTTAGAGTACAATAAATTAATTGAAGAAGAAACAATTCGTATTTTATCATTATTTCAGCCGGTGGCAGGTGATTTGCGAACAATTACCTGCATTAGTCAGATGAACACGTCATTTTATCGTCTGGGAAGAAATGCAAAAGAAATTTCAAATTTTATTGAATTTATGCCACAATTTTCACATCTTGGAATTATGAATTCAATATGCCATATGGCCGGTTGTGTATTATCAATGCTCTCAGACTGTCTTTATGCATTTGAAAATGAAGATGCAGAGATTATAAAAACTTTTTCAGGACGTGAACAGGACATTGATAACCTTCAAAAAACAATCTTTCGTGAAAGTATTACATACATGATGGAGGACAATTCAAAAATAACTGCCTGCACCGAGTATGTTATGGCATCACGCATTCTTGAAAGGATGGGGGATCATGCCTGTCTAATGGGTGAGAAGATTTATTTTATGATAAAAGGGCAGATGATTGAGATAAATTAA
- a CDS encoding ribonuclease III domain-containing protein: MDRIELESIDNRSLEYFQKKIGYNFSDESLLLRALIRHAYGKENNLPKEDYMDAYATLGDAVIDVVVIMHIMQRGEHEKGIISIKKSDLVNMTRLRNLAELLGLQNYVFWGKGEKQQHIWTSGRVLAECIEAVSGAIFLDGGISAVEEFLTYVGFFCKKNL, encoded by the coding sequence GTGGACAGAATAGAGCTTGAATCAATTGATAACAGAAGTCTTGAATATTTTCAAAAAAAAATTGGTTATAATTTTTCAGATGAATCTCTTCTGTTAAGAGCCCTTATAAGGCATGCTTATGGAAAGGAGAATAATCTTCCAAAAGAGGACTATATGGATGCTTATGCAACGCTTGGTGATGCAGTCATTGATGTTGTTGTAATTATGCATATAATGCAGAGAGGAGAGCATGAAAAAGGTATAATTTCAATAAAAAAATCGGATCTTGTCAACATGACAAGACTCAGAAATCTTGCTGAACTTCTTGGACTTCAGAATTATGTTTTTTGGGGCAAAGGCGAAAAACAACAGCACATCTGGACTTCAGGCCGTGTGCTTGCTGAATGCATAGAAGCTGTATCCGGTGCAATTTTTTTGGATGGCGGAATTAGTGCAGTTGAAGAATTTTTAACATATGTCGGTTTTTTCTGCAAAAAAAACCTATAA
- a CDS encoding thioredoxin family protein, with product MADKILELEINNWEKLVERSTEPVIVMFYNENCPHCKTMLPYFEKLFHDFQSKSVFGRINVQNDPWIAERYGIMSVPAFKFFCNGKPVAEIVGAVYPDMLAKMVDNVIIHGKECAEKSSSVDYEITGYA from the coding sequence ATGGCGGATAAAATCCTTGAACTGGAAATTAATAATTGGGAAAAGCTGGTTGAAAGAAGTACAGAACCTGTAATTGTGATGTTTTATAATGAGAATTGTCCACATTGCAAAACAATGCTTCCCTATTTTGAAAAATTATTTCATGACTTTCAAAGCAAATCAGTCTTTGGAAGAATAAATGTTCAAAACGATCCGTGGATAGCTGAGAGATATGGAATAATGTCAGTTCCGGCCTTCAAATTCTTCTGCAACGGAAAGCCTGTTGCAGAGATTGTAGGCGCTGTTTATCCTGATATGCTTGCAAAAATGGTTGATAATGTCATTATTCACGGCAAAGAATGTGCAGAAAAATCCTCATCTGTTGACTATGAAATAACAGGTTATGCATAA
- a CDS encoding pyridoxamine 5'-phosphate oxidase family protein, translating to MEIVKIPKMEVEEYNRLIQDGFICRIAFKGDKYPYLAPFLYIFDGKFLYFLSTKYGRKNDLYKLNPHVSVEIERYSDDLSFYNFVTMQGYLIEETDTITKKQIRQKFIDMIKEKKLSPNILSALGHEPSEPLESIATEERSNIWKLTGVTDIVALKNK from the coding sequence ATGGAGATTGTTAAGATACCAAAGATGGAAGTTGAAGAGTATAACAGACTCATACAGGACGGCTTTATATGTCGAATTGCATTTAAAGGAGATAAGTATCCATATCTTGCTCCTTTTTTGTACATATTTGACGGAAAATTTTTGTACTTTTTATCAACTAAATATGGTCGTAAAAATGATTTGTACAAATTAAATCCTCATGTATCTGTTGAAATTGAAAGATATTCTGATGATTTGTCATTCTATAACTTTGTGACAATGCAGGGATACCTGATTGAGGAGACAGATACGATTACGAAAAAACAAATCAGACAAAAATTCATAGATATGATAAAAGAAAAAAAATTATCTCCAAATATTCTTTCTGCACTGGGTCATGAGCCGTCTGAACCTCTTGAATCCATTGCAACTGAGGAGAGATCCAATATCTGGAAGTTAACAGGAGTTACTGATATTGTTGCATTAAAAAACAAATAA
- a CDS encoding SPFH domain-containing protein: protein MSTLITVILVLAIILIFAKGVIIIQPYEQALQIRLGQYIGRLNPGFRWVIPFITEVIKIDLRTQVMDVPKQEVITKDNSPTNVDAIVYVKVIDPEKSYFEVSNYRLATLALAQTTLRGIIGDMELDEVLYNRELINNKLRDILDRETDQWGVKVERVEIKEVDPVGAVKQAMTEQTAAERERRAAILRADGEKRSAILTAEGKRQSMILEAEGDRQSKILRAEGDRKSRILQSQGEAQGLRILSLGSRPLDKKAITVLSLDALKQMSNGQATKIIFPFELSGLIKQSARFLGAEDDESSDESWKDVELDESILGKSLADEDISEASEYVKTIENKIKNLEDPTTPVDDAEIPPDKKD from the coding sequence TTGAGTACTTTAATAACTGTAATTTTAGTATTGGCAATCATTCTAATCTTTGCCAAAGGAGTAATAATTATTCAGCCATATGAACAGGCTTTACAGATAAGGCTTGGACAATATATCGGTAGATTAAATCCGGGTTTTAGATGGGTCATTCCATTTATCACCGAAGTTATAAAGATCGATTTGAGAACACAGGTTATGGATGTTCCAAAGCAGGAAGTAATTACAAAAGACAACTCCCCGACAAATGTTGATGCAATTGTTTATGTCAAAGTAATTGATCCTGAAAAATCCTACTTCGAAGTATCAAACTACAGACTCGCAACACTTGCACTTGCACAGACCACTCTGAGAGGGATTATCGGGGACATGGAGCTTGATGAGGTTCTTTATAACAGGGAACTTATCAACAACAAGTTAAGAGATATCCTTGACCGCGAAACAGACCAGTGGGGTGTCAAAGTAGAGCGCGTAGAAATTAAGGAAGTAGATCCTGTAGGTGCTGTGAAACAGGCAATGACAGAGCAGACTGCGGCAGAGCGTGAAAGACGTGCCGCAATTCTAAGGGCAGATGGTGAGAAGAGATCTGCGATTCTTACAGCCGAAGGAAAAAGACAGTCAATGATTCTTGAAGCAGAAGGTGACAGGCAGAGTAAAATTCTTCGTGCTGAAGGTGACAGAAAATCAAGAATCCTTCAGTCTCAGGGAGAAGCACAGGGGCTTAGAATACTTTCCCTTGGTTCAAGACCGCTTGACAAAAAGGCAATTACTGTTCTTTCACTTGATGCATTAAAACAGATGTCTAACGGACAAGCTACTAAGATAATTTTCCCCTTTGAACTTTCAGGTCTTATAAAACAAAGCGCCAGATTCTTAGGAGCCGAAGATGATGAATCTTCAGATGAAAGCTGGAAGGATGTAGAACTGGATGAGTCAATACTTGGTAAATCACTGGCTGACGAAGATATAAGCGAAGCATCAGAATATGTAAAAACTATTGAGAATAAGATAAAAAATCTTGAAGATCCAACAACTCCTGTAGATGATGCAGAAATTCCGCCGGATAAAAAAGACTAA
- a CDS encoding NfeD family protein → MVAEVIALGWILIVIGVILLLLEAFNPGFFLAVPGTTLIIIGAVSLLFPEIFSSSWIILIGILTALSAAGITVWIYSKIASGNTRPFTSSRDSLIGKKGIVVIKAEPDNISGKVRIDNVDWSAKTTGGFIDAGKKVKVTDSEGVHVIVEEELN, encoded by the coding sequence ATGGTTGCGGAAGTAATTGCCCTTGGGTGGATCCTGATAGTAATAGGTGTCATATTACTTTTACTTGAAGCATTCAATCCGGGCTTTTTCCTTGCTGTTCCCGGAACTACACTAATAATAATCGGTGCTGTCTCTTTGTTATTTCCGGAGATTTTCAGCTCAAGCTGGATTATTTTAATAGGTATTCTTACTGCACTTTCTGCCGCAGGAATTACGGTGTGGATTTACAGTAAAATAGCGTCCGGAAACACTCGTCCTTTCACGTCAAGCAGAGATTCTCTTATCGGTAAGAAAGGAATTGTAGTAATTAAAGCTGAACCGGACAACATATCCGGAAAAGTCAGGATAGACAATGTTGACTGGAGCGCCAAGACTACCGGTGGATTTATTGATGCCGGGAAAAAAGTAAAAGTTACGGATTCAGAGGGAGTTCATGTAATTGTTGAGGAGGAGTTAAATTGA
- a CDS encoding damage-control phosphatase ARMT1 family protein, with product MQITDRCFDCLLTRIEYECRIASDNDSVINEIVDVCKKELTKALSEKLPSPEISSRIHRTACEMVGNTDPYKEIKETTNNEAELFLSEIEERLVTFRDCALACVIANTLDYGSKEHKVTDDFVGFFTGEFEKGFSHDDTDEIEKLCRRVVYLCDNCGEIVFDKKFIEHLKNNGSHVTVVVKSRPIINDATIKDALFLEIDKIADNLYENTSGVSELGLNMNLIPEEVEDAINSATLIISKGMANYESLSEYKKTLKLPPVAYLMMVKCEPIADNIQIPKGSRIAYLAR from the coding sequence TTGCAAATAACTGACAGATGTTTTGACTGCCTTTTAACAAGAATAGAGTACGAATGCAGAATCGCAAGTGACAATGACTCTGTAATAAATGAGATTGTCGATGTCTGCAAAAAGGAACTAACAAAAGCATTATCTGAAAAACTTCCATCTCCTGAGATTTCCAGCAGGATTCACAGAACCGCGTGTGAAATGGTTGGAAATACCGACCCTTACAAAGAGATAAAAGAAACTACCAATAATGAAGCAGAATTATTTCTCTCTGAAATCGAAGAGAGGCTTGTTACCTTCCGGGACTGCGCTCTTGCCTGTGTTATTGCAAACACTCTTGATTATGGATCAAAAGAACATAAGGTAACTGATGATTTTGTCGGATTTTTTACCGGTGAATTTGAAAAAGGCTTTAGTCATGATGATACGGATGAGATAGAAAAGTTGTGCAGAAGAGTTGTTTACCTCTGTGACAACTGCGGAGAAATTGTATTTGATAAAAAGTTCATTGAACATCTCAAAAATAATGGCTCACATGTAACAGTAGTTGTAAAAAGCAGACCAATAATTAATGATGCAACTATAAAAGATGCTCTTTTTCTTGAAATTGATAAAATCGCAGATAATCTTTATGAAAATACATCAGGTGTATCCGAATTAGGTTTAAACATGAATCTAATTCCGGAGGAAGTAGAAGACGCAATCAATTCTGCAACACTTATCATCTCAAAAGGTATGGCAAACTATGAATCACTAAGCGAATACAAAAAAACATTAAAACTACCTCCTGTTGCATACCTTATGATGGTCAAATGTGAGCCTATTGCAGACAATATTCAGATACCAAAAGGTTCAAGAATTGCGTATCTTGCCAGATAA
- a CDS encoding phosphoesterase: MSRKKNKKGDNTGFVKALTERKTGIVHLTHNDLDAAGCDSVHRIKYGSVFTIWSSVGKFPGNLLAVSKTPGKGDIISISDLGYHDSVINSLKIAKDNGWIIEWRDHHRWTDDEKKKVMEIADYLCVDTDVCATGIVARDLMPGDNWSKEIARVVCDYDLWKHNDENSKILGEVCTKRKNLDLVRDCLLKGSITNTAILEIYKEISEEKESAIEKSIKNTKLFQGKYIVAFAPLYGYPSETAHAIRDRMGTDIEVIVSESGKFSIRSAPPVSHIIAKKFKGGGHPPAAGGMFEFSLSDKISFFLFKKNKHFKELFDFTEKLDEIMNV, encoded by the coding sequence ATGAGCAGAAAAAAAAATAAAAAAGGTGATAACACAGGATTTGTTAAAGCACTAACCGAGAGAAAAACAGGCATTGTTCATTTGACCCACAATGACCTGGACGCGGCAGGGTGTGACTCTGTTCACAGGATAAAATATGGAAGTGTTTTTACAATATGGTCATCTGTAGGGAAATTTCCCGGAAATCTCCTGGCGGTTTCAAAGACTCCTGGTAAAGGTGATATAATAAGCATCTCAGATTTAGGCTATCATGACAGCGTTATCAACTCCTTAAAAATCGCAAAAGATAATGGATGGATAATTGAGTGGCGTGATCATCACAGATGGACGGACGATGAGAAAAAAAAAGTGATGGAAATTGCTGATTATTTATGTGTTGATACAGATGTATGTGCTACAGGAATAGTTGCAAGAGATTTGATGCCTGGTGACAACTGGTCAAAAGAGATTGCAAGAGTTGTATGTGACTATGATCTCTGGAAGCATAATGATGAAAACTCCAAAATTCTTGGAGAGGTCTGCACAAAAAGAAAAAATCTTGATCTGGTCCGAGATTGTCTTTTAAAGGGAAGTATAACAAACACCGCTATTCTTGAAATATACAAAGAAATATCTGAAGAAAAAGAAAGTGCAATTGAAAAAAGTATAAAAAACACCAAACTTTTTCAAGGAAAATATATTGTTGCATTTGCTCCTCTTTATGGGTATCCAAGCGAAACCGCACATGCAATAAGAGACAGGATGGGGACTGATATTGAAGTAATTGTATCTGAAAGCGGTAAGTTTTCAATAAGGTCTGCTCCTCCGGTAAGCCACATTATTGCTAAAAAATTCAAAGGTGGAGGACACCCCCCGGCTGCCGGAGGAATGTTTGAATTTTCTCTCTCAGATAAAATATCATTCTTCCTTTTTAAGAAAAATAAACATTTTAAAGAGCTTTTTGATTTTACTGAAAAATTAGATGAAATTATGAATGTATGA
- the metG gene encoding methionine--tRNA ligase, giving the protein MSNTPLLVTCGLPYTNGPCHIGHLRTYVPADFFVRHKRHCGEEVVFICGSDNHGTPIVISAESEGITPREMSERYNDHFDITFKKMGIEFNRFGMTDDPENHRMTKEIVQNLINNGHIYKKIISQSYCPHCEMFLPDRYVEGTCPYCGEKARGDECDQGCGKHLEPGELKDTVCKICGAKAELRDQEHYFFRLGDFNEFLQDYLPNLKGTSNARNYAAGWVKEGLHDWCITRTLNWGVKFPGNEELVVYVWVDAPIGYISFTKEWADLTGGDWERFWKGDSSVIHFIGQDIIYHHCVFWPAILKGSGFMPPEAVVASGMVKIEDKKFSKSRGYVVWTNEDYLDLGLSPDYLRYYLLSYTSHTKELNFSWKEYQARVNNELVDTIGNFFYRTMHFTSKKLGEIPQLNPDKEILDEISGTISEVSRYVSEYEFKSAIEAIMALGNYGNTYIQTNAPWKLIKEDKDAANQVIRNCLQIVKALTILLDSVIPEKAQKAWELLGFTDKVKDREISDALTGFESVKLLAPEIIFKKIEDEDVEKYEQTLNMRVNEAKLKENSKVIDNTRKEEENMITIDEFAKVELKTATIIEAEPIEGSKKLLKIQVDLGDEKRQIVSGIAQFYNYEELAGEEVVVVTNLKPAKLFGVESNGMILAAGEEAALLTTKLKVAPGTKIL; this is encoded by the coding sequence ATGAGTAATACACCATTGCTTGTGACATGCGGACTGCCATATACAAACGGTCCATGCCACATTGGCCATCTGCGTACTTATGTACCTGCGGATTTTTTTGTCAGGCACAAGAGGCACTGTGGTGAAGAAGTGGTTTTTATTTGCGGTTCAGATAATCACGGAACACCTATTGTTATCAGCGCTGAATCAGAGGGAATAACCCCGCGGGAGATGTCAGAGCGCTACAATGATCACTTTGATATTACCTTTAAAAAAATGGGTATTGAGTTCAATCGTTTTGGAATGACTGATGATCCTGAAAATCACAGGATGACCAAAGAAATTGTTCAAAATCTGATTAATAACGGACATATCTACAAAAAAATTATCAGTCAAAGCTACTGTCCTCATTGTGAAATGTTTCTTCCTGACAGATATGTTGAAGGGACATGCCCTTACTGCGGTGAAAAAGCCAGAGGAGACGAGTGCGATCAGGGCTGTGGAAAACACCTGGAACCTGGTGAACTAAAAGATACAGTCTGTAAAATCTGCGGAGCGAAAGCAGAATTGCGTGATCAGGAACATTATTTCTTCAGACTTGGAGATTTCAACGAATTCCTGCAGGATTATCTGCCAAATCTTAAGGGAACATCAAATGCCAGAAACTATGCGGCCGGATGGGTAAAAGAGGGGCTTCATGACTGGTGTATTACAAGAACACTCAACTGGGGTGTAAAATTTCCGGGAAATGAAGAGCTTGTTGTATATGTCTGGGTTGATGCTCCAATAGGTTATATCTCGTTTACAAAAGAGTGGGCTGATTTAACAGGCGGAGACTGGGAGCGTTTTTGGAAAGGTGATTCTTCTGTAATTCATTTTATAGGTCAGGATATTATTTATCACCATTGCGTTTTCTGGCCGGCAATTTTGAAGGGATCAGGATTTATGCCCCCTGAAGCTGTTGTTGCAAGCGGAATGGTAAAAATCGAGGATAAAAAATTTTCTAAGAGCAGAGGTTATGTTGTCTGGACAAATGAGGATTATCTTGATCTTGGTTTATCTCCAGATTATCTCAGATACTACCTTTTATCATATACAAGTCATACTAAAGAGCTGAATTTTTCATGGAAAGAGTATCAGGCCAGAGTAAACAATGAACTTGTAGATACTATTGGAAATTTTTTCTATAGAACAATGCATTTTACCTCCAAAAAACTTGGTGAAATCCCACAACTAAATCCGGACAAGGAGATTCTTGATGAAATCTCTGGAACAATTTCTGAAGTTTCGCGCTATGTATCTGAGTATGAGTTCAAGTCAGCAATTGAAGCAATTATGGCTCTTGGAAATTATGGGAATACATACATACAGACAAATGCGCCATGGAAGCTGATAAAAGAAGATAAGGATGCGGCAAACCAGGTAATTAGAAATTGTCTTCAGATTGTAAAGGCACTTACAATTCTTCTGGACTCAGTTATACCTGAAAAAGCCCAGAAAGCCTGGGAACTTTTAGGATTTACTGATAAGGTAAAGGACAGAGAAATTTCTGATGCCTTGACAGGATTTGAGTCAGTTAAGCTTCTGGCACCTGAGATAATCTTTAAGAAAATTGAGGATGAAGATGTTGAAAAATATGAACAGACTCTGAATATGAGAGTGAATGAGGCTAAATTAAAAGAAAATTCAAAAGTTATAGACAATACAAGAAAAGAGGAAGAAAATATGATAACAATTGACGAATTTGCAAAAGTAGAACTTAAAACCGCAACGATTATTGAGGCAGAACCAATAGAGGGCTCAAAAAAACTTCTTAAAATACAGGTTGATCTGGGAGATGAAAAGAGACAGATTGTTTCAGGTATTGCACAGTTTTATAATTATGAAGAGCTTGCAGGAGAAGAAGTGGTTGTTGTAACAAATTTAAAGCCGGCAAAGCTTTTCGGTGTTGAGTCAAATGGTATGATTCTGGCGGCCGGAGAGGAAGCCGCGCTTTTAACAACAAAATTGAAGGTTGCTCCGGGGACAAAGATTCTCTAA
- a CDS encoding DUF473 domain-containing protein, with protein sequence MKINAITGISHAIIEELKKSKPRTIELQSAHNIITLTDVLPGDHIFLTEIDLDDLSLGDQGIIVEVLGITINMKRMVEYIHPYYCEERERMSARLKVKYVDQTFAKSVDGKDWVKPTRVDVICSCMFNAG encoded by the coding sequence GTGAAGATTAATGCAATAACAGGTATATCTCATGCAATAATTGAAGAGTTGAAAAAATCAAAGCCCAGAACAATTGAACTTCAGAGCGCTCACAACATAATTACTCTGACTGATGTTCTTCCAGGGGATCACATATTCCTGACAGAAATTGATTTGGATGATCTCTCGCTTGGAGATCAGGGTATTATTGTTGAAGTACTCGGAATTACAATCAATATGAAAAGAATGGTTGAATATATTCACCCATATTACTGTGAAGAACGTGAAAGAATGTCGGCACGTCTAAAAGTAAAATACGTTGATCAGACTTTTGCAAAAAGTGTTGACGGAAAAGACTGGGTCAAACCAACAAGGGTAGATGTAATCTGTTCCTGCATGTTCAATGCAGGTTGA
- a CDS encoding proteasome assembly chaperone family protein, which translates to MGDIKVISEAPKGEEITALMGFPGSGLVGSISTQYLVDNGGFEYIGSITSKYFPPVAMMVDGVINAPIRIYSKDSYVAFVSDIPIHTSICYEVTTGILEWLNGHKLKQVVILAGIITNTFEKRVFGVASEPAYLETLKDKTEILPMGSISGMPGSLLTECKTLGIPAIGFLGETINAPDPRSSVSVLNVLNDVFHFNVDVEPLLEQAEEIEASMQKMAEQVRQSENQQDVPKKEHLPMYG; encoded by the coding sequence ATGGGAGACATAAAGGTTATATCTGAAGCTCCAAAAGGGGAAGAGATTACCGCTTTAATGGGATTTCCGGGAAGCGGTCTTGTAGGTAGCATTTCAACACAATATCTTGTTGACAATGGAGGTTTTGAATATATTGGAAGCATTACAAGCAAATATTTTCCACCTGTTGCAATGATGGTGGATGGTGTTATAAATGCTCCAATTAGAATTTACAGTAAAGATTCATATGTAGCTTTTGTATCAGACATTCCAATTCACACCTCTATTTGCTATGAAGTAACAACAGGTATTCTTGAGTGGCTTAACGGTCATAAATTAAAGCAGGTTGTTATTCTCGCAGGAATTATTACAAATACATTTGAAAAACGTGTTTTTGGTGTTGCATCAGAGCCCGCCTATCTTGAGACATTAAAAGATAAAACAGAAATTCTTCCAATGGGAAGCATTTCAGGAATGCCTGGAAGTCTTCTTACGGAGTGCAAAACTCTTGGAATTCCTGCAATTGGCTTTTTGGGTGAAACCATAAATGCTCCAGATCCAAGATCATCTGTTTCTGTATTGAATGTATTAAATGACGTTTTCCATTTCAATGTTGATGTTGAACCTCTTCTTGAACAGGCAGAAGAGATTGAGGCATCAATGCAGAAGATGGCAGAACAGGTCCGTCAGAGTGAAAATCAGCAGGATGTTCCCAAAAAAGAGCATCTTCCTATGTACGGGTGA
- a CDS encoding DUF5611 family protein: MQEYSIKRGFKDGLYERLKDGLVKNFDIEPEENQGHCKISYGSFNILEAWLNDKENLLIVDTVSNVEIYDKYSEEEADKIVLDTNKRFRKYLEYVTGYNTKERKKKAADAVKNK, translated from the coding sequence ATGCAGGAATATTCAATTAAAAGAGGTTTTAAAGACGGTCTTTATGAAAGATTAAAAGACGGACTTGTAAAAAATTTTGACATAGAACCTGAAGAAAATCAGGGGCATTGTAAAATTAGCTATGGCTCATTCAATATTCTGGAGGCATGGTTAAATGACAAGGAAAACCTTCTTATTGTAGATACTGTTTCAAACGTTGAAATTTATGATAAATATTCAGAGGAAGAAGCAGACAAAATTGTTCTTGACACAAACAAAAGATTCAGAAAGTACCTTGAATATGTTACAGGTTACAATACAAAAGAAAGGAAAAAGAAAGCGGCCGATGCTGTAAAAAATAAATAA